The genomic window AACTAAGCCATTTAGGACCTCCAAGAAGTGGGACAAAATCAGGTGCAAGAACCAGTTTATCTATATCAAAAAAAGACGATACATACTCTTTAACACACTTGTCTACATCTTGCGATCCCTTTTCAATAATTCTTCTCAGTTCTCTTCTAAACGTTTCTCTTTTGAATGCCTTCCGGTAAACAAGTTTGTTCAGAATTGAAATCAGCAAGGTAAAACCACTTCGAGGAGAACCAACTACCAATAGCTTAGGGTGTGGTTTAAATAAGGAATTTGGCAACAATTTAGTAAATGTTCTTAGTTTCATCGTGGTCGCCATATCTTTTTTATGAGCTTAAATTTTTTTACAATATCGAAAAGGAGTGTTGTAGTATACAACCAGCTAATGACACTTCATTGTTTTTTACATATGCCTGACAATCAGTAATATTAAAAGAACAACAATCTTCCCATGTATCCTGCCTGACATTACCTGTCATAATACTCGTGGATATTGAATAGTCACCACTTGATAATGTAAGAGGCCCAAGCTTTATTCTTATTTTCTTAACTTTTTTATGAAAATATATATTATGAAACGGGCCGGAAGCGGCTACTGTTATCAAACTTTTAATTCTTTCAGCTGTCCCAACAGTTCCATATATGCGATACTCAAAACTGTAATGGCTGGTATCGGGCTCACCCATTAAAGTGACATCCATAACCATAATATCATTATATTTAAATAAATTGGTGTTGTCTCCCTCCACATTCATTATTTCAATTTTTTTAATACAAAACGAGGTATGTTTTATTTCTTCATTTTCTCGTATGGTAATATTTGATATTCCATTATCAAGAAGGTTGTCACGTTCATATTCGTTAACAACAGTAGAAGTCAAACCATTATGGCTAATTTTGCCAATTTTTAAATAAATACTACGAGAGCAAAGGTTTCGAACACTTCTCAAATTATGACTAACATACAGCACAGTTCTCCCATCTTTCCCAACATCTCTAACTTTTCCAAGGCATTTTTTTTGAAAAGCGACATCTCCAACCGCCAAAACTTCATCAATTAGTAGAATATCGGAATCCAGATGTGCTGCCACGGCAAATGCCAGTCTCACATACATACCGCTAGAATACCTTTTTACTGGCGTATCCAAAAATTTTTCAATCTCTGCGAATTCAACAATCTCATCAAATTTCTTTTTGATTTCCGATCTGCCCATTCCCAATATAGAACCGTTCAGGAAAATATTTTCCCTCCCGGTCAACTCAGGATGAAATCCCGTTCCAACTTCCAGAAGGCTGGCAACCCGTCCTTTGATATGAATGCGGCCGGTTGTAGGTTCTGTAATGCGGGAAAGAATTTTAAGAAGTGTTGATTTACCGGCACCATTACGGCCGATAATGCCTAGCACTTCACCCTTTTTTATATCCAAAGAAACGTCCTTTAATGCCCAAAATTCCTCTTCGGATTTTGATTGATGTCTTTTTGCCGAAGGTCTCAGTATTCCTTGACCGATGCCTTTTATTTTTTCGGTAATGACATCTCTTAACGCCACATAGTTGCCTCCATGCTTGTGACTGAGGGTATATTTTTTCCCAAGATTCTTAATACTAATGATAGCGTCAGACATATTTTTTCAATCTCTACTAATGATTAGATTATATCCGCAAAAGTCTTTTCTGTCGCTCTGAAAAAACGAATACCGGCCACAAGCAATACAGTAACCAGGATCACGGAGAGAATAAATCCAGGCATAAAGAGCGAGATATCTTTTCCAAGAATGGCCCATCGATATCCGTCTATAACGCCGAC from Desulfotignum phosphitoxidans DSM 13687 includes these protein-coding regions:
- a CDS encoding ABC transporter ATP-binding protein, encoding MSDAIISIKNLGKKYTLSHKHGGNYVALRDVITEKIKGIGQGILRPSAKRHQSKSEEEFWALKDVSLDIKKGEVLGIIGRNGAGKSTLLKILSRITEPTTGRIHIKGRVASLLEVGTGFHPELTGRENIFLNGSILGMGRSEIKKKFDEIVEFAEIEKFLDTPVKRYSSGMYVRLAFAVAAHLDSDILLIDEVLAVGDVAFQKKCLGKVRDVGKDGRTVLYVSHNLRSVRNLCSRSIYLKIGKISHNGLTSTVVNEYERDNLLDNGISNITIRENEEIKHTSFCIKKIEIMNVEGDNTNLFKYNDIMVMDVTLMGEPDTSHYSFEYRIYGTVGTAERIKSLITVAASGPFHNIYFHKKVKKIRIKLGPLTLSSGDYSISTSIMTGNVRQDTWEDCCSFNITDCQAYVKNNEVSLAGCILQHSFSIL